From Dermochelys coriacea isolate rDerCor1 chromosome 9, rDerCor1.pri.v4, whole genome shotgun sequence, one genomic window encodes:
- the TM4SF19 gene encoding transmembrane 4 L6 family member 19: MCVGKCTRILGPCLIALGVLSIAANVLLLFPSWTWSYLKEGHITKQAMQVPGIWGGGIIVLLAATQITAVGWHCGHSSDCRTCRNMFLSIVLSGLALLGSTACFILSGVGLTNGPLCLYNQTEVPQWDYPFINMENQAFHTRAQNYLYDQSLWNSVCIEPPNVVAWNIYFFSVLLVISVVEMVLASLQIINGFFGCLCGLCEGK; encoded by the exons ATGTGTGTAGGGAAGTGCACTCGGATTCTGGGCCCATGCCTCATTGCCTTGGGTGTGCTTTCCATTGCTGCCAAcgtgctcctcctcttccccagctggaCGTGGAGCTATCTGAAGGAGGGCCACATAACCAAACAGGCTATGCAAGTGCCAGGCATCTGGGGAGGAGGCATAATT GTTCTTCTGGCTGCAACTCAGATCACGGCTGTTGGGTGGCACTGTGGCCATTCCTCCGACTGCAGAACTTGCCGGAAT ATGTTTCTTTCCATTGTATTGTCGGGGCTGGCGTTGCTGGGATCTACTGCTTGCTTTATCCTTTCGGGTGTGGGCTTGACAAACGGACCCCTCTGTCTATACAACCAGACTGAAGTCCCGCAGTGGGATTACCCTTTCATAAACATGGAAAACCAGGCCTTCCACACCAG GGCTCAGAATTATTTGTATGACCAATCTCTCTGGAATTCAGTCTGCATTGAGCCCCCGAATGTTGTAGCCTGGAATATTTATTTCTTCTCTGTTCTGCTGGTCATCAGTGTGGTCGAAATGGTCCTGGCTTCTCTTCAGATCATCAATGGCTTCTTTGGATGCCTCTGTGGCTTATGTGAAGGCAAATAG
- the NEU4 gene encoding sialidase-4 gives MGSRHFPARTVLFEREPSGVTYRVPALLYIPCMAKLLAFVEERLSIDDAHANLLVLRRGTFYRNYVEWEDMRALETATLKHHRSMNPCPVYDEFTGIVFLFFTAVLGKTPEAYQIITGQNVARLCYVSSSDQGLSWSKVTDLTQQVIGRSITDWATFALGPGHGIQLKSGRLLVPAYTYHIDCKECFGKLCKTTPHSFTFYSDDHGQRWRFGEFIPNLPTVECQMASVDEEDGSNVLYCNARSPLGFRVQALSTDDGAVFHLGQLVQQLVEPPHGCHGSIIGFPAPLFYAPSSPHSQWSTPWSINGQDCRLLSRKTTRHCYLPLSDMVVENPAAMSLGSQLQDHQQPEGSKDPCPSCSHHKIHDSMSSTASCGGTGQPEPGAASKSIFLFQTPTWVLYSHPTSSRSRVNMGVYLSTFPSDADSWTEPWVIYEGPSAYSDLAYIELPYSEFSATGIPAIAFACLYENGTRSPYEQISFSLFTLYDVIQNIPLKAKSPDPKRHLDKKKRGRSCVIS, from the exons ATGGGATCACGCCATTTCCCAGCTCGCACTGTGCTGTTCGAGAGGGAGCCGAGTGGAGTGACTTACCGTGTCCCAGCTCTGCTCTACATCCCCTGCATGGCAAAGCTGTTGGCCTTTgttgaggagaggctgagcatTGATGATGCCCATGCCAACCTGCTGGTGCTGAGACGAGGGACCTTCTACAGGAACTACgtggag TGGGAAGACATGAGAGCACTCGAGACTGCGACCTTGAAGCACCATCGGTCCATGAACCCCTGTCCTGTCTATGATGAATTCACAGGCATAGTCTTCCTCTTCTTCACTGCTGTGCTGGGAAAGACTCCCGAGGCCTATCAGATCATCACAGGCCAGAACGTTGCCCGCCTGTGCTACGTGTCCAGTTCCGACCAGGGGCTGAGCTGGAGCAAGGTTACAGACCTGACACAGCAGGTCATTGGCAGGTCGATCACAG ATTGGGCCACTTTTGCTCTAGGCCCTGGTCATGGAATTCAGCTCAAGTCGGGACGACTGCTGGTTCCAGCCTACACTTACCACATTGACTGCAAGGAGTGCTTTGGGAAGCTCTGCAAGACAACTCCTCACTCCTTCACCTTCTATAGCGATGACCACGGCCAGAGATGGCGCTTCGGCGAGTTCATCCCCAATCTTCCCACCGTGGAATGTCAGATGGCATCAGTGGATGAGGAGGATGGTAGCAATGTCCTCTACTGCAATGCCAGGAGCCCCTTGGGCTTCAGAGTGCAGGCGCTGAGCACAGATGATGGAGCAGTCTTCCACTTGGGGCAGCTTGTTCAGCAGCTTGTAGAGCCCCCCCATGGCTGTCATGGCAGTATCATTGGCTTCCCAGCCCCTCTCTTCTATGCCCCGAGCAGCCCCCATTCACAGTGGAGCACGCCTTGGTCTATCAATGGCCAAGACTGCCGACTGCTGTCTAGAAAAACCACTAGACACTGTTATCTCCCTCTCAGTGACATGGTTGTTGAAAATCCTGCAGCCATGTCTTTGGGCAGCCAGCTGCAGGATCACCAACAGCCAGAAGGGTCAAAAGATCCCTGTCCTTCCTGCAGCCATCACAAGATCCATGACTCCATGTCCTCAACTGCGTCATGTGGAGGTACGGGGCAGCCTGAACCAGGAGCTGCTTCCAAATCCATTTTCCTCTTCCAAACCCCAACGTGGGTGCTCTATTCCCACCCAACAAGCTCCAGGTCTCGGGTCAACATGGGTGTCTATCTCAGTACATTCCCCAGTGATGCAGATAGCTGGACAGAGCCCTGGGTCATTTATGAAGGCCCCAGCGCCTACTCTGATCTGGCCTACATTGAACTGCCCTACTCTGAGTTCTCAGCCACTGGGATCCCAGCCATAGCCTTTGCTTGCCTGTATGAAAATGGGACGAGGTCCCCCTACGAGCAGATCTCCTTCAGCTTGTTCACACTGTATGACGTGATTCAGAACATCCCCCTGAAAGCCAAATCACCAGACCCGAAGCGCCACTTGGATaagaaaaagagggggaggagctgtGTCATCTCCTAA